From the genome of Streptomyces sp. V1I1, one region includes:
- a CDS encoding phosphotransferase encodes MPRSSVTAPPVDALLRRYADPGEPVSCEPVTQGLLNRGYRLATTRGAYFLKHHLDGDHEAIARQHRATQRLQKLGVPVAPPVEDANGDTVAVIGGRCYALHPWIDGRHRDGAQLTTLQSRRLGSLLGLVHTCLERVMAVDATACREYESADPEETFTLIDELLGLVRSARPQDAFDGLAEHRLLERRALLERHADRRPPPASAGCWVHGDFHPLNLLYRGAEPAAIVDWDRLGVHPRAEEAVRAAAIFFVQPAGELELTKVRAYAQAYRRAAGADAAELAAAVHRVWWERLNDFWILRWRYQLHDRRADPQFPAASALAVWWTREYEAVCEAFAG; translated from the coding sequence GTGCCGCGCTCATCTGTAACTGCCCCACCCGTCGATGCGCTGCTGCGCCGCTACGCCGACCCGGGCGAACCCGTCTCCTGCGAGCCCGTCACCCAGGGTCTCCTCAACCGCGGCTACCGGCTCGCCACCACCCGTGGCGCGTACTTCCTCAAGCACCATCTCGACGGCGACCACGAGGCCATCGCCCGCCAGCACCGGGCCACCCAGCGGCTCCAGAAGCTCGGCGTGCCGGTCGCGCCACCCGTCGAGGACGCGAACGGCGACACGGTCGCGGTCATCGGCGGGCGGTGTTACGCCCTGCACCCCTGGATCGACGGACGGCACCGCGACGGGGCACAGCTGACCACACTCCAGTCGCGGCGGCTCGGCTCACTCCTCGGCCTCGTACACACCTGTCTGGAGCGGGTCATGGCGGTGGACGCCACGGCGTGCCGGGAGTACGAGAGCGCCGACCCCGAGGAGACCTTCACGCTCATCGACGAACTGCTGGGGCTGGTGCGCAGTGCGCGGCCCCAGGACGCCTTCGACGGCCTCGCCGAGCACCGGCTGCTCGAACGGCGCGCGCTGCTGGAGCGCCATGCCGACCGCAGACCGCCGCCGGCCTCCGCAGGCTGCTGGGTGCACGGCGACTTCCACCCGCTGAATCTGCTCTACCGGGGCGCGGAGCCGGCCGCGATCGTCGACTGGGACCGGCTGGGCGTGCACCCGCGCGCGGAGGAGGCGGTACGGGCAGCGGCGATCTTCTTCGTCCAGCCGGCCGGGGAGCTGGAGCTGACGAAGGTACGGGCGTACGCACAGGCCTACCGGCGGGCGGCCGGCGCGGACGCGGCGGAGCTGGCGGCGGCGGTGCACCGGGTGTGGTGGGAGCGGCTCAACGACTTCTGGATCCTGCGCTGGCGCTATCAGCTGCACGACCGAAGGGCCGACCCGCAGTTTCCTGCGGCGTCGGCCCTGGCGGTGTGGTGGACGAGGGAGTACGAGGCGGTGTGCGAGGCCTTCGCGGGGTGA